The proteins below come from a single Corylus avellana chromosome ca3, CavTom2PMs-1.0 genomic window:
- the LOC132175610 gene encoding methylsterol monooxygenase 1-1-like has translation MLPYQTLEEAASAVGRNLTYAETLWFNYSADKSDYFLYCHNTILLFFIYSVVPLPMVFLELAGVDRYKIQPKARMSVPEIFRSYRDTMLVFFLIEGPLQLMSFSSVKNIGIRTGLPLPSVWEVLAQLVVYFIVEDYTNYWIHRFLHTKWGYEKIHRVHHEYTAPVGFTALYAHWAEIWVLGFPSIFGPAIAPGHMITYWLWMSLRHIESIENHSGYDFPWNPTKYIPFYGGADYHDYHHYVGQHSKSNFSPVFTYCDYIYGTDKGYRVQKRLFQKMKDEMKTGGNQNGGSYHNSTQDLKSD, from the exons ATGCTGCCCTACCAGACACTAGAGGAGGCGGCCTCCGCGGTGGGGCGAAACCTGACATACGCGGAGACCCTGTGGTTCAACTACTCGGCCGATAAGTCGGACTACTTCCTCTACTGCCACAACACTATCTTGCTCTTCTTCATCTACTCCGTCGTCCCTCTCCCGATGGTCTTCTTGGAGCTCGCGGGCGTCGACCGCTACAAGATTCAGCCCAAGGCCAGGATGTCTGTGCCCGAAATTTTTCGGAGCTACAGGGATACCATGCTCGTCTTCTTTCTCATCGAGGGTCCTCTGCAGCTCATGTCGTTTTCTTCTGTTAAG AATATTGGGATTCGAACGGGGTTGCCATTGCCTTCAGTATGGGAAGTTTTAGCACAGTTGGTAGTGTATTTCATTGTAGAGGATTATACGAATTATTGGATCCACAGATTTCTGCATACCAAATGGGGTTACGAGAAGATTCATCGAGTTCACCATGAATATACAGCTCCAGTTGGATTTACAGCTCTATATGCTCATTGGGCTGAGATTTGGGTCCTCGGCTTTCCATCTATTTTCGGCCCAGCCATTGCCCCTGGCCACATGATCACATACTGGTTGTGGATGTCTTTGCGGCATATTGAGTCCATTGAAAATCACAGCGG ATATGACTTCCCTTGGAATCCCACGAAATATATTCCATTTTATGGTGGTGCCGACTATCATGACTACCATCATTATGTTGGACAACATAGCAAGAGCAACTTCTCTCCAGTGTTCACCTACTGTGATTACATTTATGGAACTGACAAG GGCTATCGGGTTCAGAAGAGGCTCTTTCAGAAG AtgaaagatgaaatgaaaactGGTGGTAATCAGAATGGAGGCTCATACCATAATTCTACCCAAGATCTTAAATCTGACTAG